GTGGATTCGCTGCGCCATCTAGAGTTCCAGCAGGCTGCACCTGGTTTTGTGGATGCTGCCGGTCTGAAGATCATTTCCCAGCTGAAGGAACTACGAACTTTAATTTTACGAAATCAGAACTTTAAGGCTAATGAACTGAGGGAACTGCGTAAACTAAACGCCTTGGAGTTTCTTGACCTGAGTGATTCGCCCCATCTGTCCAACGAGATCGTTGCAGAGTTGGCCAAGACGCTGGGCAAGCTGCGTCGCTTGAAAGTCAAGCGATGTCCTCTTATCTCTCGGCGGCTGACAGAGATCCTCAAGGAATATCACATGCTTCAAGTAGACGTTTAAGGTCCAACTTCCATggttacttgttttttatttttgctatttatttgattaaattatatttgtgtggTCTTTGTCCCatcgtaaataaaaaaactggaaaaaaaatagtcaacaaaaaattgaataaaaattggaaaagaaaaactcACTTTTCTCAAcgaaatatcagtattttggccaaaagaTAGGAATTAGTTGCACAAATATGGAATTCTATATATCGTTGAACTCGTAGTGAAATTCCCAATCATTTGGCGTTCAAACCtggaaatataatatttttccatttttttgcaaaaaattgtgatgttaccccttataaaaaaagcaaaaattgatagcaaaattaatttttttaaattaggcACAAAGTAATGAAGATTAATTTAATGGGTTTTAAATCAGGCACAAAGTAATGAAGATTAATTTAATGGGTTGTTGGCAGTTCAAAACGGCACTTCTTTTAGATTTGGGCCATTTTTTGGCTAATTTACAGCAATAAAACGCCAAAACAATGCTATTTTACCAAGAATTGAAGTTGGCagcttttattataattataatatctcCAACAcagaataaaatgtaaaaaaatagaagTAAATTCAATATCAAGGAGGTTTGCAGTTTACTAAGATTGATTAGTAATTAATTATTACTACTTTAAAAGCTTGAAGTTCTTAACGTACTTATGAACAGAGTCTTTAATATATGGTTTCAGGGCGATACAGGTCGGAATATTCTCAGGTTGTTCGATCCACAATTTGTGCTTAATTTCGTTCTCTTTTAACTTTTCACTGAGCTTGACTAGAGCTGCCTCATCTTTGGCCTGCCAATAAAGAAAgtagtttattaaaaatatttttttcatacaTTAGACTagcataaaatttaaaaacccatATTTTCATACCTCAAGCACCACTTTATGCATATTGTCCAGATCTTTTAAATAGGCCACGGTGTCTGCATCCTCTGAATTTAAGTGTAAAACGGCCGCTGTGGCGTGGCAAGTTTGAGCAATCACCGCCCCCAAGGGCCAACTAAGTACGGAACGCAAATCACTGCGGACAATAATATACTGCACAATATTGCTcatgttgttaaaaaatattaaaaattgttcctaacaattttttaaatgccgGTAAAGAAGAAGAGAAACAGCTGTTTTTGCCTTGCCATATGTCTTAGGCTCAAAGAGATGCcacaaagtcgaaaaaagtTGGAATAGCTTGCTCACACCACTCTTCTGCAATACCACCCAAAGAAATTTTCTGATGTTACAACTTTTggttaatattatttgatttatgccATCTAAgatatcttttttaaaattattattataaattaaagataaaaattaaaattgactaGTGCTGGCTTTGGAAAAATGTCGGCAGTGTGAACATGTGTATGTAGAATGTATATTTACGTTTCTACTTTTCTGCACTAGGGGTCGCCACtgatgtaaaataaaatgtataattataaTGTAAAAACCATATCCATTTTCCGGGGAAGACCCATTTTCCAAGGTTTTTCCTCTTAGTCCTTCTTAGGAGAAGATCAACAGCACTGAAATTAGgtcaaaagttaattttttcgtTGGCCTTTGGGGTTTCTTGGCAATTTAATTCTTGGATAGTGTCCTCAAACACTCCTTCTATTTTTCTCTTCTTAAGTGTTTGTTAAAAAGAATATTCTGcgcttataaatataataaaatttaaatcaaaataaatacatttctccaaaaatttaaaattgcgaATATTTCTTTCAGctccattttgtttatttcaccCAGTGTAAATAAAAGTTCCATTAGACAATGGCTGACAGTCACAGCCAATTCACACACTTTGGCTCACTGTATTATCGGGAGAGAGCTCAATTTAAGTGCTGCCTGCATGCGGGGGCATAAATTAAGAGCTTCTAAGCGCTGCAAAGTAAATTTCCCCGAAGCTGACTGACCAGAAGCACTTTATccttaattttcataaattgccCGGCACACGTTGATTATATCGCACTTGATGCGCTGAACTGTCTGCTCTTCTTACCCCTCCACCACTCCCAGTAAAATCCATTATAATTCGAAATTACAAGGCCAGCAACAAGTGAGGGACAAGATTCGTGTAGAtactttgattttattatcgtAATTTCTTGGAACactttacatttacatttaaatttatacgcCATAGATGCGAGACGATAAACGACGACTACACACACATAACAATTTGACagtttaattgatttaatttgcgcaccacattgaTACGGATCTGTAATTGATATCTTTTCTAGACATAGTCGTAGTTCGTAAAGGTACACTTCTGCGTAGAGATACTCCAGCTTGCTCATTACTCGAAGCTTtggtatataaaatataaataggttACAGACAGATTACGCTACTAAATTAGAACATTGAATTGGGCAAAACTTGAGATTCTTGGAGAGAAAACAACACTCAACTAACAACGACGGAGCTTCAAATCGGGAGGCCTGACTTCTGCCCCCCCTGTCGataatatagatatatattatatttattttaataataatttcacgTGTTGCATTTGTTCAGTATCATCCAGTCCAGTCCATCGGAGCTATATTTTTCATGGCTGGGTCTTAGAAGCTGGTCTTGCCGAAAATGTAGTTTCCCGGCGCATTCACGTCCTCGGCGGCGAAGTACTCCTTCCACAAGGCGGCGAACTGCTCCCGGGTCACCTCGCTCTGGCCCTGGGCCATCTTGCCGAAGGCCTCCTCGCACTCGGTCTTCTCCAGGCCGTAGCTGGAGCAGACCAGCGTGAACTCGGTCACATCGATGCCGCCGTCGTGCGAGGCGTCCTCCAGGTCGAACATGAAGTTCATGTAGGCGTTCTGCCAGTCCATCACGCTGCTGGGATCCTTGGCGTAGGCGTCCCACATGTTGCACCACTCGTCGACGCTGACCTGGAAGAGCCATAATGGGATGGATGAAGCGATGAGATTGCGGCTTAGAAATCGCCATCGCCACCGCCCCAGATTTATGCATCCCGCCCCGTGCTGAAAAGCCCATTAGTCGGGCATCGCCTCGGGCGAAGATTCGCCATAAAACACCTACCCCTCGTTATGGCCGCTTTGAGGGTGTAATTTATGCCATCTAGTGATGCGATATTAACATTTTCTGGCCGCCAATACCGAACAAGGCAATTACCGCAGTATCGCCTTGACCAACTTGGCTGACCGCCTTCGACGGCGTTACCAAAAACCGAGTACCAGTAACCAGTTACCAGTATACTGCTGCCCCATCCCATTAATTGTGGCCAGCCGTTACGTTTTGGCATGTTTTAATGCGGCCATAAATAAATGCGAGGGTTGTGTCTGACCAGGACCACTTGTAATGCCAATTGGCAGTTGGCTATGTTCGACCATCCAACAATCCCCCACCCCCCGAGAAACGAACTCTAAACAGCCATTCGAACTGAAtgcatatttttatgtttatggcCACAGACTGAATCGAAACGATTTGGCCCAGATCCTTGACCCTGTGACAAGCCAATAAAATGCGTAAACTATCAAACTGCAGCTCCTTTTCCGGCTAATTTGGGGCCGTGTCACGGCACGTGCTCCGACTTGGATTGCCGGGGCAAGTGAACAATAAATCTTAGGCTGGCTGCCACAAAGGCGGACCAACAATGGCCGAGGGATTTGGCATATTTTGGCAGCAAACTCCATCAAGTTCCTTGGCTGTTGGCCAGAACTTTTGCGGCTTTTGTGGCAGCCGAAGTTCCACTCTATCCAATATCCACAATCCACCTCATCTAGTTTAGTTGCGCACAAAGTAGCCGTAAAGCTGAAAGCCGAAAGCCCGTAGCCCGTAACCCTTGGAATGCGCCAATAGAATTAAGCCGAGGTTTTGTCGGTCTGACATTTCAATTTCTGTTCGCTTTGTATCGCATTGTTGCGGGTTTCGGTCGCCGTTTGTTGATATTGAACTACGTTCTGCTGGGCcggattataatttaatttgctgcAGCGGCGGTGCGATTATGCCAGGGACATTGGCATTGTGATTGTGGCAAAAGGGGAATGCATTCTAGGACAAAAAGTTGGTCTTCGTAATGAGAAGAAAGTTGGTGGCAAAGTCCCCGGCCGGAATTCGGATTGCACTGCTCAAATAATTCACAATTCAATTTCCGCCCGCTGGCAGGGAATTTGTTTACCCCTCGGCATTCCGCACCAATAAAAAGGGAAATTTATGAACGAAATTTCTCTTCCGTTTTTTGCGTTTGCATTTGTCGGTTTGTCTGTGCGAAGGACACTGTATGTGCAGGGTGTCCTGCACACTTGTCAGCCGCTGCCACAATGGCATCGAGTGCAGTCCATGGATTTCAGCACTTTTGGCACTGACAATGGAGCCAGACAAAAAACCGAATCACTTGACATGTAGTTAGTTGCCTTTGCAACTCAAAGGGGGAGGCGTTCCGACCCGCACTGAACTCACCTGTCCATCGTTGTCCTTGTCGGCCTTGGAGCGCAGGCCAGTCCAGATTTCCATCATCAGGTCGTAAGTCTCCTTGTTCTTCGGCGTGTCCTTCTGCCAGCCGCGCAGTTGGCAGACGCGCTGCAATTGGCAGAAACAATAACAGTCAGCACGGACGGCACTCCCAAATTGAGTTATCAGCTGATATTGGCAAAAACTGCATGCAAAATGGGGCACAAATAGCACCAAAAAAACAATGGCGCAGCTCTTTTGTTGATGCATGCATGGTATGTGAGTATGCACAGCActcttcaaaaatatattcaaatttctGCTTGCTTTTTTGCCAGCAGTATTTCCGCTCCACTTACCTCGATGGCCAGCTCGAAGTCCTTAACGTCGATTTCGCCGCTTTGGTTCACATCTGTTGCGGCACGCATTATGCGCAATGGTTGTTATTTTGGAGCAGGAGACACAGGCGGAGGCAGTCAGCGTGAATTGCATGTTGTTGGTCCCGCATTGTTTGCATTGGTCAGTCGGGGGGGGgggcaaaaaaccaaaacccaaaCAGCGAAGGcgaaaaatagccaaaaagaATTCGAATAGAGTGATGAACAATGTGtgtggattttttttggcaggcTGCGACACAGTTCCGGTCGGCGGTAGTGCGAACATCAACAAAATTGCACAGCCTAACTATTGGATTGACACCATCGCATGGGACTAaccacactcagaaaaaagtaaaccaaagtttagaaattataaaaaaatactctACCGAATATcctgcaaatattttatagatttcaAGAGAACTAAAATTGCAATAAGTTTTATAATAgaatagttaaaaataaatgatggTCTATTAAGTTGATTAAACTTTCACTATACTAATAACCTTACTTGTTACTAACCTATAATTTAAAgactatttattttacatacaatttcattatttaacaatacattcattaatatttaaatcgatGTTATTCTTTCTGTAGTTCTACTAacccatttccatttaaaacgAAATGATTCGGGCTAAAgtcgttttataaatatttcctactgATGGGATGTAGTTTCAGAAATTATTTCCTAGTTTATGGCAAGGATTATACTAAAACCGTAAAAAATGGACcctaaaacaaacttaaaaaacacaaagccaagttttttattttatattatattttttttgtgtgtgccatTCTCTGCCAGGTTTACGTTTGGCTTTTGGCCATGCGGGCGTTCCATTATCATTTGCAACGGTGTGCAAACGGCCACTTGAGTGCCAGTGTCAAGTGTTTGGCGCTTGCGTTTTATGACCTTTTTTTCGGCGCTACTCTTTTGTTATTGCCTGACCAGCTGCCGTCGAAGGGCGGGCAGCGAGCCAAGTTAGCAGGAAAATGTACGGCTGGGATTGTAGGGATGAGCCAACCGCACCGGTGAATTAGTCATAATTGAAAAGCACTTAACCTTTATCACACACAGCGTTGCCTACTTGCGAGCGCTTCCCACGAAAGTTGTTCCTTTCGACATTTGCATtgcgtttaattcaattttaaattggcaagttttgtttgcctttgctgACAGGCAAACACTTCTGAGCATTAAACATGGAACGGAATGCACTCGTCGTATGTAAGTGGATGTCGAGCACTTGCGTATACGCGATGCATGAACAccacattacgtatacgcgcTGTATGCACATCCCAGATGGAGAAGATTAAATCGGAAGCGGAACTGCATGCTAATATCAGTCATTCGCTTTACGATTTTATTATGGGAAGCCCCATATCGCCTGGACCAGCTGTGTCCGTGTGCTGTGTTTTTTAATCCTATTAAAGAACTTTCAGCCACTTGCAGGGCAATCTAATCAAAGTTTTCCAGCAATGGCTCCCTGAAGTGGTCATAACCCTGGCCATTTCCCCTGAAAACGGCTGTCCGCACTTAAGAACTCCATTTTTCGCGTGGCCCCGGCCATTCATCATTCTGATAAATACTCACCGAAGAACACATTGAACAGGAAAAGCAGCTTCTTTTTGCGGAAATCGGAGATCGACATTATTGTGttgttttatgtttgttttcctTGCCGCTAGTTGTTTTCTTTATTCTTTATTGCGCTCTTATTGGCTCTCCACTGTTGCAGCCGGAAATGGGGAACTGCAATGACAACGAAAAACACAATTACACGAGCATCGTGAACGGCATAAAATGGCAAATGAAGTGTATTCGGAAACGAGACTGCGTTTAAGTTTAAAGTTCTCTCTCAATTAGGGGCGGTGCTGGGGGGTTGGGGACGTCCGGAGGTCGGATCGTAAAAATAACAGTCAAGGAAAGGAACTAAAACCGAAAACCAGCAGAATAGAACCAGAAGCAGCAGGGAAACGGATTGGGTTTGCTCTAGTTGACTGGCTTAGTTTATGCCAGCTAATTCaggcaaaggaaataaaacaGGACCGTCTGAGGATGCGAAAAGAGCGAAAGAGCTGCTGcgcgaaatgcaaatgcatCCTGGGGGAAAAGGGGCGGGTCGAGTGCCGAGCTAAAAGCGACACAAATGCAGGCACAAATGCCTTGGCTCAGACTGTCCCCCTTCCCCCTGTCCCACCCCCTGCGctctatgtgtgtgtttgcgggGCTCATGGCTCATTTAACCTTCAATCAGAAGCCAGTTGCAAGGCAGGGCCATGTGCTAAATTAGACAGAACTATATATGCATGCATTGTGGAATGTATCTTGGCTGCAGACGCACTAAACAGGGCGCAAACATCAAAGGACCAGACCAGGCCATTGCCAGCGCTAAAAGGCCTGAAAGCCTTCGTGTTTGCATTAACTGCCTCTAAACGAGAGCCTCATGTTTACTGCGTTTATGGATGGTAAATCGTGAATCTCAAGGGATTCTAAATCGCTGTTTGActgccaaaaagtatgcaatgatttattttattaaacaaaataataacttaGGCAGTCTACCAGAGTCATTAGGTTTTTGGAATCACCTATAAATACGTCTAAATATttaaggaattaaaaaaactcaCGAACTAATCGGATTTTcggattaaaaaattttattgcatactttgagACACCTTTTACTGGGAAGTTTAAAGCCTTACGGAATTCTTTGGATGCCTAGAACTGATTGACCTGATTAAAAGGTTTAGCTAggtcttttctttttgtttacatCTCTTAAGAATTGAATTAAGTGAACTATTCAAAGTGCTCGTCGCATAAACACAGCAAATATTTGTGTTAGTTCACTTTCGGGAACGCCGACTGCTGGCAGCCCTcactccaaaaaaaaacaacaaaaaaggcaTTTGTTCAGCGCTGCTCGGAGCGGCTAAGGTAGCCAAAGCATAATTCCAAAACAGAGGGAAATTGCAGCGAGGACGTCAAGTGGAAAGTGGAATGCAATGAACATGACAACGGCAACGAGGATGCCAGGATGGCCAAGAAAGCGCCGATGGCCAACGGCTGATGCCTGATGGCTCACGGCTGATGGCTAAAAGCGGAGCACTTCCTTTTGGCAAAAATGCAGTTTGCCTcggaaatgaaattaaatggaatatcTCCGAGTCGCCAATTGGATATGCTGTTAAGCGGCAAATTGAAATAGGGCATCCGATCCAAAGCGGCGTAAAGCGAAAGGCTTTCGGTCAAGTGCAGGTAAATTTGACTCTTACTAAagctaatattattatattattacggCGGAAAGGTGGGCTTTTGTTGGCAGTAGCAGCCAAGGTTGCCTCATCCAAGAACTCCAATTGAAATCGAGGGACATTATCAATATTGCCTTTATTGCCATCGGGAATCTAAAATGAAGGTGAGTGCTTGAACAAAATgggttaaataaaacaaatggcTTAAAGAGTTCAACAATATAAACAACGTTAATTAACATAAAACCATAATAGCTGCAAGCTGGTGCAATTAAAAAGGTCAAAGTTAATGTAATGTTGAAATTAATCTGACCCggaataattattattcacTTTTTCATTAGCCAAAACCTACTAAGCTTCCCGTTCGATCGATTAATCTTATCAAAAGCTGACTGGATTTAAACCACCACggtaatgttaattaaatttacaaatttcgctgtcataaaaattaattctgaCAATTATTTGGATGCGGAAAATGGCTtgcttaattaataaattaataattgggATTTTGCGATGGTAGCAAACAATGTGGCAGCCGATGTCAACTTCATTTAGCATTAAATGCACACACATTTGCGTAAAAATCAGACTGTCACAGTTCATTAATTTCCTACGTGCGCGTCAATTAACATCAGGTGAAATCGGAGTGGGCGTGAGTGGGTTTAAGTGAAAAGAGTACGTTGAAAAAATAATCCACACCTCAGATGGCTAAAAGTACACAAAAAGagtgaaattcaatttggcgcccttttcattttcatgtcCAATGGCAATGCCAATTGCGTGAGGTCCTTGATGGGGAGAAAGTATTTTTTCACCAGAAATACAGGCACGTACCCAGTGGCTTGCGAAATATAATGCTTTatacagaaaaacaaattaaatctgGATTAAGTTTtgacaaaaaacatttttaaatccgaagtcattatttataatttgcaaACTTTATAAGAGAGAACagaacttatatttattttattttattttattttatttatgtatttgatttattatttttttaaacttgctAAGCccaatataatttaaagttttaaaagataaaaatacttGTTTTTTCATGGCCTGAAAATTCCTTGATCTACCGTTTTTAAGCCAAACTGAAATGGGACTTAAGCCTCTCTGCGAATTCGACGGATCTGCTGGCAGATGTAATTTAAGCCAATGCAGCGGAATCTCATTTCACTGCCACTTACGCCTCGCAACGTAAAATGGCCGTGGAAATTTAAAGCCTTTTAATAGCCTGATGGGCGGATTATTTATCCtcgaaattaataattaaatatgcgCGCAAATTGAATTCATCGATGCCATTTGTTTCTCAGTTTTCCACAGCTTTCTGTTCCGTCATCGTCGTTCGAgcacattacgcatacgccgtgtgCCACCGCGGTTTTGTTTGTCGCCGTGGCAGGGGCATTTATGCCGCCGTCCTCCCATTAATTACCAATACTCATGCGCCAATGCATAAAAGCCACGCGCTGTTTGCCACAAAACTGCGTCGGCTTTTGTGGCACGAGGCGACCACATTAACCAACATCACCGAAGGCTCGTTAATTGGGTTCTGTTTGAGTTTGTGCATGAGATTGAGTTTTGCTCTCGATTTTCGGGCCATGCCGCACAACGAGTTtctaataatgaaaatatggTTGAATTCACGCGTTTTATACAGCCTCTCCGGCAATAAATAGCCATCTGCGAAGTTATAAATTTCAATATGAAGACATCAATGTTTTAATTGGACTTTTAGTGCGAAATGGGCTGACTTGATTCCGCAATTTATTGGGCAATCAAATTAGAGAACGCCCAACCCCAACTGGCCGTTTATCAACACAATTTGATTTGCATAAAACtggttcttttttgtttggcctGCAATGTGTTTATTATGCAAAATCCAAATCCCCGGCGGGTCGAAGGCAGGTGGAGGAAACTCATAAATTATGGGAGAATAAAATGCGGGACGGGCAGCAATATTCATGGATAGTTGACAGTTGTGAAACAGTgctgaaaagtatgctacacgcGATTGATCGATTTTGCAAGTCGATTTGTGGACAAATTGTAATTGTTTTGCATTGATTGCATCGGCATGCAAAttgagtttatttatttggcagTCAGATACACGACAAATGGGATTGCTTAATCCCAGATGACCAAATGACCCAATCTTAATAGCTCTTCCAATTCTCACCCACAGCCCCAGCTTCATTCTCAATTCGAGTTGGACGACGCTGGCGATGGCATGGTTTTCAACGGTCGCTAATTACTTTTGCGCTGCCGTAAATTTGCGCagccaatttaaaataatagacAATGCAAGTGGCGTCGTCGTTTGCTCTTTATCTGCTGATGCAGCCCAGCTCCGGGGAATATTCCGCTGTCCACTATCCACAATCCACTATCTTTGTTGCCTTTGTTGCATTGTCCGGCTCGCAGTAATTTTGTGTAATTTgcattaatttacatttaatttgcaacCGCCGAGGAACCGAGGAGCCAAGGAGCAGACAATGCGCGGCCTAAGGCCACCGACGCATGCCTGGCCAAACAACATGACCGAAAAACAGACTGACTGACAGGACGAGGATCCTTGGGCTCTCGTTTCTCCTTGGCGAAAAACTTTTGACCATGCTTTCAATGAATTCATTATGGGCCCGGCCCAAGGTGGGGAAGTAAGAATATTCTTCCAGTTGTTAAATTGTCGAGAGTCTGGTTGTGTTTcggaaaagtttcatccccCCAGCCCCCCGTGAAAACCACCTTTCTTTCACGAAACTATCTGCTCTGCCCACTCAAGAAAACTGGGTCTCTGGTTCCTGTTGAGCCAGCAGCTCTTTGAGCCACCCACTTGTGCTCGTTACTTTTGGCTTGTTCTTTTGTCGGTTTTTGAAATgtgtttttcgaaaaattttgCGCCATTATTATGCTTGTAGCGTCGGAAACTCttaacacaaacacacaggtACGGCTTACACTCACAGATGCAAATACGTTAACTTTACCGTTGGTTCTGAACAGGCTCTGTTTTTTGACTGGTTTTTCGGTTGTCGGATGTCGGTTGTCGGATTTCGGTTTTCGGAACCCTGGACTCGTCTGCTCGGCTACGCGGTTGGCCGTCTTGTGATGCTCGTTGCCATCGAGCCACCGCCTTTTATATGCGCCCTCCGTCTGCGCCGACGTCGCTGCCGGCGCCGGCAGAACTTGGGCGCTCTGGGTGCTCTATGTCATCGCTGGGGTTTTATCTTATCGCCGATTCTGCCGACGCCACTGCCGACGCCCGTGCACTCGTGCTGGTGTGAGTGAGTGCTGCACACGCGAGTGTTCTGGCGCTGTAGTTGTAGTGGTAGTAGCCTGTAGTGTGCTTTTTGGCCACCACGTGCACTGTTACGAGCAGAGCAGAGGCAGAGCATCGGCTCTACCATCACCATCAGACCATCAGCATGCGGCATATTTGCTCGTGGGTTTGTTTTGGGATTTGACACTCGCAGAAAACTCCATGCTGGGCGCACTTGCAGACTGCACTTTATATTTGGGTAATTAAATGGCGCTTCTTATCGCGGCTGCATACAATGTTGGTGGCTCAGCGGTAGAGGTTACGATGCCTCGGGCAGCCCCAGAAGAAACACTGAGGGATGTGCTGATGGCTTTCGGGTTTAATGTAGGAAATAAGAATTTTTACTAAGCTCGCATCAAAAGTTTATAACTATCTCTTACTCTTAGTGAAAACGGATGCTTAAAACCTAAACATAGCAGTATATCAAAAACAGGATGAAATGACTTCCGAGATATGGTAGAACTTCCAGCAAACATAAtccatataatttaatttcgtcggtaaaatacaaaaaaaaattattaatttaaaagaagtATATTTTCTAGTGTTTAGCTAAAAAATggtatgattttaataaataaattttttttcctcacAGGATTTCAAATCTATTCTCAAGGTGCCTAAAAGTAGACaacagtttatttatttat
This portion of the Drosophila takahashii strain IR98-3 E-12201 chromosome 3R, DtakHiC1v2, whole genome shotgun sequence genome encodes:
- the LOC108062369 gene encoding putative peptidyl-tRNA hydrolase PTRHD1, encoding MSNIVQYIIVRSDLRSVLSWPLGAVIAQTCHATAAVLHLNSEDADTVAYLKDLDNMHKVVLEAKDEAALVKLSEKLKENEIKHKLWIEQPENIPTCIALKPYIKDSVHKYVKNFKLLK
- the Scp2 gene encoding calexcitin-2; amino-acid sequence: MSISDFRKKKLLFLFNVFFDVNQSGEIDVKDFELAIERVCQLRGWQKDTPKNKETYDLMMEIWTGLRSKADKDNDGQVSVDEWCNMWDAYAKDPSSVMDWQNAYMNFMFDLEDASHDGGIDVTEFTLVCSSYGLEKTECEEAFGKMAQGQSEVTREQFAALWKEYFAAEDVNAPGNYIFGKTSF